GAGATGTGCGAGATTTAGAGCGATTAAAAATGGCGATGAATGGAGTTGATTTTGTAATTCATGCCGCAGCATTAAAACATGTTCCAATTGCTGAATACAACCCAATGGAAGCAGTCAAAACAAATATTCACGGTGCTGAAAATGTCATTCAGGCTTCAATTTACAATAATGTTGAAAAAGTAATTGCTCTTTCAACAGATAAAGCTGCAAATCCTGTTAATTTATACGGTGCAACAAAACTTGCTTCAGACAAACTTTTTGTTGCTGGAAATAATTTGACTGGTGGGAAAAAGACAAAATTTGCGGTTGTTCGATATGGAAATGTTGTTGGAAGTCGTGGGAGTGTTGTCCCATTTTTCAAAAAACTAATTTCAGAAGGAAAAACTGAAATTCCAATCACTGATGAAAAAATGAGTCGTTTCCTAATTACTTTACAAGATGGAGTAGATTTTGTTTTGAAAAATTTTCAAAGAATGCAGGGTGGAGAAATTTTTGTACCTAAAATTCCATCAATGAAAA
The sequence above is drawn from the Thiovulum sp. ES genome and encodes:
- a CDS encoding UDP-N-acetylglucosamine 4,6-dehydratase (PFAM: Polysaccharide biosynthesis protein~TIGRFAM: UDP-N-acetylglucosamine 4,6-dehydratase~IMG reference gene:2508610461_SP) yields the protein MFNNKTILITGGTGSFGKKYTETILKRFNPKKIIIFSRDELKQYEMAQEFSDKRMRYFIGDVRDLERLKMAMNGVDFVIHAAALKHVPIAEYNPMEAVKTNIHGAENVIQASIYNNVEKVIALSTDKAANPVNLYGATKLASDKLFVAGNNLTGGKKTKFAVVRYGNVVGSRGSVVPFFKKLISEGKTEIPITDEKMSRFLITLQDGVDFVLKNFQRMQGGEIFVPKIPSMKITELAKALAPNLEQKIIGIRPGEKLHEIMCPADDSHLTLEFDDHFVIRPTIEFYSSVVDFSENNLGEKGKKVEQGFEYHSGNNTDWLSHEQFLEMVARA